One genomic region from Chrysemys picta bellii isolate R12L10 chromosome 16, ASM1138683v2, whole genome shotgun sequence encodes:
- the LOC135976035 gene encoding E3 ubiquitin-protein ligase TRIM15-like, protein NHVKFSLSRCETGKFQQPVEISPELAERRSNFSQKIFALTETLRKFKDTVPSELERKEGEPLESYTPVNVTLDPDTAHPQLVLSADGKSVTWECRRQVLPNNPERFDRCPCVLGCEGFTSGRHCWEMEVEVRDEGRWAVGVARESVRRKERINLNPKEGIWAVERWGHQFRALTSPTTPLGRVPSRIRVSLDCERGQVTFSDAVSEAPIFTFPPGSIPSERICPWLLVRSSSGVRLCL, encoded by the exons AATCACGTGAAATTTTCTCTCTCCAGATGTGAGACGGGGAAGTTCCAGCAGCCAGTGGAGATTTCTCCGGAGCTGGCAGAGAGACGCAGCAATTTCTCCCAGAAAATTTTTGCTCTAACGGAGACTCTGAGGAAGTTCAAAG ACACGGTGCCCTCTGAACTGGAGAGAAAAGAAGGGGAACCCCTAGAGTCATACACACCAG tgaatgtgactctggatccggACACGGCTCATCCCCAACTCGTCCTCTCTGCGGATGGGAAAAGTGTGACATGGGAATGCAGGCGGCAGGTTCTGCCCAACAATCCGGAGAGATTCGACCGATGTCCCTgcgtgctgggctgtgagggctTCACCTCtgggagacattgctgggagaTGGAGGTGGAGGTGAGGGATGAGGGACGCTGGGcggtgggggtggccagagagtctgtgaggaggaaggaaCGGATCAACCTTAACCCCAAGGAGGGGATCTGGGCGGTGGAGCGGTGGGGGCATCAGTTccgggctctcacctcccctacGACCCCCCTGGGCCGggtccccagcaggatccgggtttcTCTGGACTGTGAACGGGGGCAGGTGACGTTTTCTGACGCGGTTAgcgaggccccgatcttcactttcccgccgggCTCCATCCCCAGCGAGAGAATCTGCCCCTGGCTCTTAGTAAGATCAAGCAGTGGCGTCAGACTGTGTCTCTGA